The following proteins come from a genomic window of Micromonospora echinofusca:
- the era gene encoding GTPase Era has protein sequence MSDLQPRPYRAGFACFVGRPNAGKSTLTNAIVGQKIAITSNKPQTTRHIIRAVLHRPESQLVLVDTPGLHRPRTLLGERLNDLVRQTWSEVDVIGLCIPADEPIGRGDRFITGELAELKATVLAVVTKTDLVDRKRLAEQLLAVSELGEFAEVVPVSAVSGHQVDTLVDVMTGYLPESPQLYPDDMLTDDPEQVLVAELIREAALEGVRDELPHSIAVVVEEMIPEGQLTKIYADLYVERPSQKAIVIGHRASRLKHVGTTARRQIEELLGTRVYLDLHVRVAKDWQRDPKQLRKLGF, from the coding sequence GTGAGCGACCTCCAGCCGCGCCCCTACCGGGCCGGATTCGCCTGTTTCGTCGGCCGGCCGAACGCCGGCAAGTCGACGTTGACCAACGCGATCGTCGGGCAGAAGATCGCCATCACCTCGAACAAGCCGCAGACGACCCGGCACATCATCCGGGCCGTCCTGCACCGCCCGGAGTCCCAGCTCGTGCTGGTCGACACCCCGGGCCTGCACCGGCCCCGCACGCTGCTGGGCGAGCGCCTCAACGATTTGGTCCGGCAGACCTGGAGCGAGGTCGACGTGATCGGCCTCTGCATCCCGGCGGACGAGCCGATCGGGCGGGGCGACCGGTTCATCACCGGCGAGCTGGCCGAGCTGAAGGCCACGGTGCTCGCGGTGGTCACGAAGACCGACCTGGTGGACCGCAAGCGGCTGGCCGAGCAGCTGCTCGCGGTCAGCGAGCTGGGCGAGTTCGCCGAGGTGGTGCCGGTCAGCGCGGTCTCCGGGCACCAGGTGGACACCCTGGTCGACGTGATGACCGGCTACCTGCCCGAGTCGCCGCAGCTCTATCCGGACGACATGCTCACCGACGACCCGGAGCAGGTGCTGGTCGCCGAGCTGATCCGGGAGGCCGCCCTGGAGGGCGTCCGCGACGAGCTGCCGCACTCCATCGCGGTGGTCGTCGAGGAGATGATCCCCGAGGGTCAGCTCACGAAGATCTACGCGGACCTCTACGTCGAGCGGCCGAGCCAGAAGGCGATCGTGATCGGCCACCGGGCGAGCCGGCTCAAGCACGTCGGCACCACGGCCCGCCGGCAGATCGAGGAGCTGCTCGGCACCCGGGTCTACCTCGACCTGCACGTCCGGGTGGCGAAGGACTGGCAGCGGGATCCGAAGCAGCTGCGCAAGCTGGGCTTCTGA
- a CDS encoding acyltransferase family protein, producing the protein MRNRYLDLLRFLAIVRVVVYHVTGWATLTLVFPAMSVMFALAGSLMAASLHRWGPGAVVRRLRRLLPSLWVLAAVFVPAMLLTGLPLSPKVLLWIFPIADPPANGWGAIALSVIWYLRDYLWFVLASPVALWLFRRAPVPTLVAPYALLAAAELGLLPALPVALQHFGLYFGAWLLGFAHQAGMLRRLANRVLVPVALALAAAGAAWIVTHPGPRGYDLNDNPLGNALWSAAFVLVLLGRGPASAPWVDRSAAFGRVVTVFNRRALTVYLWHMPFVVALTPLVDVVGWSHQDPVGLAIRVVLVFALVAAVTALVGWVEDVAARRPPELVPGRARPAPATVRAAAGRTGGGPGATRAAAGRPADRPDTARPVGAPATGRAAVPAPREPETVEISAG; encoded by the coding sequence ATGCGAAACCGATACCTGGACCTGCTCCGCTTCCTGGCCATCGTTCGAGTCGTCGTCTACCACGTCACCGGTTGGGCCACGCTGACCCTCGTCTTCCCGGCGATGTCGGTGATGTTCGCGCTCGCCGGCTCGCTGATGGCGGCCTCGCTGCACCGGTGGGGACCGGGGGCGGTCGTCCGCCGGTTGCGGCGACTGTTGCCGTCGCTCTGGGTGCTCGCCGCCGTCTTCGTACCGGCCATGCTGCTCACCGGGCTGCCCCTGAGCCCGAAGGTGCTGCTCTGGATCTTCCCCATCGCCGACCCGCCGGCCAACGGCTGGGGTGCGATCGCGCTCAGCGTGATCTGGTACCTGCGCGACTACCTCTGGTTCGTGCTCGCCTCGCCGGTGGCCCTGTGGCTGTTCCGGCGCGCACCGGTGCCCACCCTCGTCGCCCCGTACGCCCTGCTCGCGGCGGCCGAACTGGGCCTGCTCCCGGCGCTGCCCGTGGCGCTGCAGCATTTCGGGCTCTACTTCGGGGCCTGGCTGCTCGGCTTCGCCCACCAGGCCGGCATGCTGCGCCGCCTCGCCAACCGGGTGCTGGTGCCGGTCGCGCTGGCCCTCGCCGCCGCCGGTGCCGCCTGGATCGTCACCCACCCCGGTCCCCGCGGGTACGACCTGAACGACAACCCTTTGGGCAACGCGCTCTGGTCGGCGGCGTTCGTCCTCGTGCTGCTCGGCCGGGGGCCCGCGAGCGCGCCGTGGGTGGACCGCAGCGCCGCGTTCGGCCGGGTGGTGACCGTGTTCAACCGGCGGGCGCTGACCGTCTACCTGTGGCACATGCCGTTCGTGGTGGCGCTCACCCCGCTGGTCGACGTGGTGGGCTGGTCGCACCAGGACCCGGTCGGCCTGGCGATCCGGGTGGTGCTCGTCTTCGCGCTGGTCGCCGCGGTCACCGCCCTGGTCGGCTGGGTGGAGGACGTGGCGGCGCGCAGGCCGCCGGAGCTGGTCCCCGGCCGCGCCCGCCCCGCCCCGGCCACCGTCCGCGCGGCTGCCGGTCGCACCGGCGGTGGTCCGGGCGCCACCCGCGCGGCTGCCGGCCGGCCGGCCGACCGTCCCGACACCGCCCGCCCGGTCGGCGCCCCGGCCACGGGGCGGGCGGCGGTGCCGGCGCCCCGGGAGCCGGAGACCGTCGAGATCAGCGCTGGGTGA
- a CDS encoding DUF4097 family beta strand repeat-containing protein, with translation MALHRTAAALAAATTLIVTAGCDNLSFRRLDYDNTEAVRISSIRVLPGAGDVTVRAIGAQDEVRIKRVVRYQGGQPAATYEVKGGELVLDTDCGSRCSVSYEVTAPDGVSVKGETGSGDVDLSRVGPVEMRLGSGNIRVTAASGPVRAETGSGNIQVAGATGPVRAQTGSGNVEVDEAAGAVTLRTSSGDITGHRLDGGVDAETGSGDVTVDLTTPASARVHASSGNVELVVPAGRYRVRSSTDSGDAELGVTDDPSATLVLDLSTGSGNVTVTQR, from the coding sequence ATGGCTCTGCACCGCACCGCCGCCGCGCTCGCTGCGGCCACCACCCTGATCGTCACCGCCGGGTGCGACAACCTGTCCTTCCGCCGGCTCGACTACGACAACACCGAGGCGGTCCGGATCAGCAGCATCCGGGTGCTCCCGGGGGCCGGCGACGTGACCGTACGCGCCATCGGCGCGCAGGACGAGGTGCGGATCAAGCGGGTGGTGCGTTACCAGGGCGGCCAGCCCGCCGCGACGTACGAGGTCAAGGGCGGCGAACTGGTGCTGGACACCGACTGCGGCTCCCGGTGCAGCGTCTCCTACGAGGTCACCGCCCCGGACGGGGTGAGCGTGAAGGGCGAGACCGGCTCCGGTGACGTCGACCTGAGCAGGGTGGGCCCGGTGGAGATGCGGCTCGGCTCCGGCAACATCCGGGTGACCGCCGCCAGCGGCCCCGTACGCGCGGAGACCGGCTCCGGCAACATCCAGGTGGCCGGCGCCACCGGGCCCGTACGCGCACAGACCGGCTCCGGCAACGTCGAGGTCGACGAGGCCGCGGGCGCGGTCACGCTGCGTACCTCGTCGGGCGACATCACCGGGCACCGCCTCGACGGCGGGGTGGACGCGGAGACAGGCTCCGGTGACGTCACCGTCGACCTCACGACGCCCGCCTCGGCGCGGGTGCACGCCTCCAGCGGCAACGTCGAGCTGGTCGTGCCGGCGGGTCGCTACCGGGTCCGCTCCAGCACCGACAGCGGCGACGCCGAGCTGGGCGTCACCGACGACCCGTCCGCCACGCTGGTGCTCGACCTCTCCACGGGCAGCGGCAACGTGACGGTCACCCAGCGCTGA
- the recO gene encoding DNA repair protein RecO, whose translation MAGYRRQLYRDDAVVLRVQKLGESDRIITLLTRRHGRLRAVARGIRRTSSKFGARLEPFGHVDVQLAGDPKGNHGSSLHTVSQVEGIDLYGKRFLGDYSRYTAASAIAETAERLTPVEREPSLRLFQLTLGALRALAEGSHATTLVLDAYLLRGMALAGWAPALTACAVCGTPGRHRAFSVPAGGAVCPDCRPPGAAHPAPATVDLMSALTTGDWRVADATEAGVRRECSGLVAAHLQWHLERALRSLPLVDRGAPTAGPVPSPPGAGSGADSVSRGRTE comes from the coding sequence ATGGCCGGGTACCGCCGACAGCTCTACCGCGACGACGCGGTGGTCCTGCGCGTGCAGAAGCTCGGCGAATCCGACCGGATCATCACCCTGCTCACCCGCCGGCACGGCCGGCTGCGCGCGGTGGCCCGGGGGATCCGCCGCACCAGCAGCAAGTTCGGCGCCCGGCTGGAGCCCTTCGGCCACGTGGACGTCCAGCTCGCCGGTGACCCGAAGGGCAACCACGGCAGTTCGCTGCACACGGTCAGCCAGGTCGAGGGCATCGACCTCTACGGCAAGCGGTTCCTCGGCGACTACTCCCGCTACACGGCCGCCAGCGCGATCGCCGAGACCGCCGAGCGGCTCACCCCCGTCGAGCGGGAACCGTCGCTGCGGCTGTTCCAGCTCACCCTGGGCGCGCTGCGGGCGCTCGCCGAGGGCAGCCACGCCACCACCCTGGTGCTCGACGCGTACCTGCTGCGGGGCATGGCGCTGGCCGGCTGGGCGCCGGCGCTGACCGCCTGCGCCGTGTGTGGCACGCCGGGGCGGCACCGGGCGTTCTCCGTACCGGCCGGGGGCGCGGTCTGCCCGGACTGCCGGCCGCCGGGCGCGGCCCACCCCGCCCCGGCCACCGTCGACCTGATGTCCGCGCTGACCACCGGCGACTGGCGGGTCGCCGACGCCACCGAGGCAGGCGTACGCCGGGAGTGCAGCGGCCTGGTCGCGGCGCACCTGCAATGGCACCTGGAGCGCGCGCTACGCTCGCTGCCGCTGGTCGACCGGGGCGCCCCGACGGCCGGCCCGGTCCCGTCGCCGCCCGGCGCCGGCTCCGGTGCGGACAGCGTGAGCAGGGGGAGGACGGAGTGA
- a CDS encoding isoprenyl transferase, translating into MPPTPHPSGARPPALPADAVPKHVAVVMDGNGRWAKERGLPRTKGHEAGEFSLFDTVEGAIELGIPYLSAYAFSTENWRRSPDEVRFLMGFNRDVIRRRRDQLVDLGVRVVWSGRAGRLWKSVISELQTAEEMSRGNSTLTLQFCVNYGGQAEIADAAAAIARDVAAGRLDPEKVNEKTVAKYLYHPEIPEVDLFLRPSGEERISNFLLWQTAYAELIFLDTLWPDFDRRHLWYACELYAQRDRRFGGALPNPVAPPS; encoded by the coding sequence GTGCCGCCGACACCACACCCGTCGGGCGCCCGACCGCCGGCCCTGCCCGCCGACGCGGTGCCGAAGCACGTCGCCGTCGTGATGGACGGCAACGGCCGGTGGGCCAAGGAGCGTGGACTGCCCCGCACCAAGGGCCACGAGGCGGGCGAGTTCTCCCTCTTCGACACGGTCGAGGGCGCCATCGAGCTGGGCATCCCCTACCTGTCGGCGTACGCCTTCTCCACGGAGAACTGGCGGCGCTCGCCGGACGAGGTCCGGTTCCTGATGGGCTTCAACCGCGACGTCATCCGCCGCCGCCGCGACCAGTTGGTCGACCTGGGGGTGCGGGTGGTCTGGTCCGGCCGGGCCGGCCGGCTGTGGAAGAGCGTCATCTCCGAGTTGCAGACGGCCGAGGAGATGTCGCGGGGCAACTCGACGCTGACCCTCCAGTTCTGCGTCAACTACGGCGGGCAGGCCGAGATCGCCGACGCCGCCGCCGCCATCGCCCGCGACGTCGCGGCGGGCCGGCTGGACCCGGAGAAGGTCAACGAGAAGACCGTCGCGAAGTACCTCTACCACCCGGAGATCCCCGAGGTGGACCTGTTCCTGCGGCCCTCGGGCGAGGAACGGATCTCCAACTTCCTGCTCTGGCAGACCGCGTACGCCGAGCTGATCTTCCTCGACACGCTCTGGCCCGACTTCGACCGCCGTCACCTCTGGTACGCCTGCGAGCTGTACGCCCAGCGGGACCGGCGCTTCGGTGGGGCGCTGCCCAACCCGGTCGCCCCGCCGAGCTGA
- the gndA gene encoding NADP-dependent phosphogluconate dehydrogenase — translation MAGRATARIGVTGLAVMGRNLARNLARNGFAVAVHNRSPERTRSLVAEHGDEGTFVPAESMADFVASLERPRAVIVMVKAGGPTDAVLDELVALLDAGDIVVDCGNAHFADTRRREEALRAYGLHFVGTGVSGGEEGALRGPSIMPGGSAESYRTLGPIFERIAAQVNGVPCCRHIGPDGAGHFVKMVHNGIEYADMQLIAEAYDLLRAGLGAEPAEIAEVFRGWNSGELESFLIEITADVLAHTDAATGRPFVDVVLDRAEQKGTGRWTVQSALDLGIPITGIAEATFARSLSGHADQREAARRAFPDAGATWRVEDRDAFVEDVRRALLASKIVAYAQGFDHIRAGSREYDWGIDLGGTATIWRGGCIIRARFLDRIRQAYDERPDLPTLLVAPWFADTVDDGVPSWRRVVSDAARAGVPAPAFASSLAYFDALRARRLPAALIQGLRDNFGAHTYQRVDREGTFHTNWPTDRTETST, via the coding sequence ATGGCCGGGCGGGCGACGGCGCGGATCGGCGTGACGGGGCTGGCGGTGATGGGCCGGAACCTGGCCCGCAACCTGGCCCGCAACGGCTTCGCCGTGGCGGTGCACAACCGCTCGCCGGAGCGCACCCGCAGCCTCGTGGCGGAGCACGGGGACGAGGGGACGTTCGTGCCCGCCGAGTCGATGGCCGACTTCGTCGCCTCGCTGGAGCGGCCCCGGGCGGTGATCGTGATGGTCAAGGCGGGCGGCCCCACCGACGCGGTGCTCGACGAGCTGGTCGCGCTGCTCGACGCCGGCGACATCGTCGTGGACTGCGGCAACGCGCACTTCGCCGACACCCGCCGGCGGGAGGAGGCGCTGCGCGCGTACGGGCTGCACTTCGTCGGCACCGGTGTCTCCGGCGGCGAAGAGGGCGCGCTGCGCGGCCCGAGCATCATGCCGGGCGGGTCGGCCGAGTCGTACCGCACGCTCGGGCCGATCTTCGAGCGGATCGCCGCCCAGGTGAACGGGGTGCCGTGCTGCCGGCACATCGGGCCGGACGGCGCCGGGCACTTCGTCAAGATGGTCCACAACGGCATCGAGTACGCCGACATGCAGCTCATCGCCGAGGCGTACGACCTGCTGCGGGCCGGTCTGGGCGCGGAGCCGGCGGAGATCGCGGAGGTCTTCCGCGGCTGGAACTCCGGCGAGCTGGAGTCCTTCCTGATCGAGATCACCGCGGACGTCCTGGCGCACACCGACGCGGCCACCGGACGGCCGTTCGTGGACGTCGTGCTCGACCGCGCCGAGCAGAAGGGCACCGGCCGCTGGACGGTGCAGAGCGCGCTGGACCTCGGCATCCCCATCACCGGCATCGCCGAGGCGACCTTCGCCCGGTCGCTGTCCGGGCACGCCGACCAGCGCGAGGCGGCCCGCCGGGCGTTCCCGGACGCGGGCGCCACCTGGCGGGTCGAGGACCGCGACGCCTTCGTCGAGGACGTCCGGCGCGCCCTGCTCGCCTCGAAGATCGTCGCGTACGCGCAGGGCTTCGACCACATCCGGGCCGGCTCCCGGGAGTACGACTGGGGTATCGACCTGGGCGGCACGGCGACGATCTGGCGGGGCGGCTGCATCATCCGGGCCCGCTTCCTCGACCGCATCCGCCAGGCGTACGACGAGCGGCCCGACCTGCCGACGCTGCTGGTGGCGCCGTGGTTCGCGGACACCGTCGACGACGGGGTGCCGAGCTGGCGGCGGGTGGTGTCCGACGCGGCGCGGGCGGGCGTGCCGGCCCCGGCGTTCGCCTCGTCGCTGGCGTACTTCGACGCGCTACGCGCGCGGCGGCTCCCCGCCGCCCTGATCCAGGGGCTGCGCGACAACTTCGGGGCGCACACCTACCAGCGCGTCGACCGCGAAGGCACCTTCCACACCAACTGGCCCACCGACAGGACCGAAACCAGCACCTGA
- a CDS encoding energy-coupling factor transporter transmembrane component T family protein produces MISFEPVAAPDAPLARRNPVAKLAAALVFSFILIATLDPVAPAIAIAVELALLPLFGVRLRVLARRAWPLLVGAVGVVVTLVLFAAERSGRVLVEAGPVVVTSGVLLTALGLVLRMFAVALPGVIVFATTDPTDLADALIQNARAPARFAIGALAAFRLVPLLGQEWQMISMARRARGVEAGRNPSAKLRLFASTAFALLVGAIRRGTRLAVAMDARGFDAGIPRTVARRQRFVAADGLLIVGAAVLAGAALTVSVLVGTFRPLIG; encoded by the coding sequence GTGATCAGCTTCGAGCCGGTCGCCGCGCCGGATGCGCCGCTGGCCCGGCGCAACCCGGTGGCCAAGCTCGCCGCGGCGCTGGTCTTCTCGTTCATCCTGATCGCCACCCTCGACCCGGTGGCGCCGGCCATCGCAATCGCCGTCGAACTGGCCCTGCTGCCCCTGTTCGGGGTCCGCCTGCGGGTGTTGGCACGGCGGGCCTGGCCGCTGCTCGTCGGCGCCGTGGGCGTGGTGGTGACGCTGGTACTGTTCGCGGCCGAGCGTTCCGGCCGGGTGCTGGTCGAGGCCGGCCCGGTGGTGGTCACCTCCGGGGTGCTGCTCACCGCGCTCGGCCTGGTGCTGCGCATGTTCGCGGTGGCGCTGCCCGGTGTGATCGTCTTCGCCACCACCGACCCGACCGACCTGGCGGACGCGCTGATCCAGAACGCGAGGGCGCCCGCCCGCTTCGCCATCGGGGCGCTGGCCGCGTTCCGGCTCGTGCCGCTGCTCGGGCAGGAGTGGCAGATGATCTCGATGGCCCGTCGCGCGCGGGGCGTGGAGGCCGGCCGCAACCCGTCGGCGAAGCTGCGGCTGTTCGCCTCGACGGCGTTCGCGCTGCTGGTCGGGGCGATCCGCCGGGGCACCCGGCTGGCCGTGGCGATGGACGCCCGGGGCTTCGACGCCGGGATCCCGCGCACCGTCGCCCGGCGACAGCGCTTCGTCGCCGCCGACGGCCTGCTGATCGTCGGCGCTGCGGTGCTCGCCGGGGCCGCGCTGACCGTCAGCGTGCTGGTCGGCACCTTCCGCCCGTTGATCGGCTGA
- a CDS encoding ABC transporter ATP-binding protein, with translation MGAVVVRGFGWRHAGRRAWAVRGVDLRVEAGERVLLLGPSGAGKSTLLAALAGLLPEDSGEQEGTVEIDGLDPRKGRERVGIVFQDPETQLVMARSGDDVAFGLENRGTPAGEIWPRVDEALTRVGFPYPRDRPTAALSGGEQQRLALAGVLALRPGLLLLDEPTANLDPTGAALIRAAVAGALDADTTLILVEHRVAETLSLVDRVVVLEPGGGVRADGTPEAVFGTHGDALADEGVWVPGRPVPPRHATAPPGDVLVTADRLGLPPRLAAVDLAVRAGEALAVVGPNGAGKSTLALLLGGLLRPGTGRVAATPALAGDDARTPPHRWRAPALARRIGSVFQDPEHQFVTNTVFDELALGPRRTGQPEAAVRSTVDTLLDRLRLTKLAAANPYTLSGGEARRLSVATALATAPRLLVCDEPTFGQDRRTWLELVDLFAELRDAGHGLVAVTHDPEFVAALADRRLTLEWV, from the coding sequence GTGGGGGCCGTAGTCGTGCGCGGGTTCGGGTGGCGGCACGCCGGGCGACGGGCGTGGGCCGTACGCGGGGTCGACCTGCGCGTCGAGGCCGGCGAGCGGGTGCTGCTGCTCGGCCCCTCCGGGGCCGGCAAGAGCACCCTGCTCGCCGCGCTGGCCGGGCTGCTGCCCGAGGACTCGGGCGAGCAGGAGGGCACCGTCGAGATCGACGGGCTCGACCCCCGCAAGGGCCGCGAACGGGTGGGCATCGTCTTCCAGGACCCGGAAACCCAGCTCGTGATGGCCCGCAGCGGCGACGACGTGGCGTTCGGGCTGGAGAACCGGGGCACCCCCGCCGGGGAGATCTGGCCCCGCGTCGACGAGGCGTTGACGCGGGTCGGCTTCCCGTACCCCCGGGACCGCCCCACCGCCGCCCTCTCCGGCGGCGAGCAGCAGCGGCTCGCCCTGGCCGGCGTACTGGCCCTGCGCCCCGGGTTGCTGCTGCTCGACGAGCCCACCGCCAATCTCGACCCGACCGGCGCCGCGCTGATCCGGGCGGCCGTGGCCGGCGCCCTGGACGCCGACACCACGCTGATCCTGGTCGAGCACCGCGTCGCCGAGACGCTGTCCCTGGTCGACCGGGTCGTCGTGCTCGAACCGGGCGGCGGCGTCCGCGCCGACGGCACGCCCGAGGCCGTCTTCGGTACGCACGGCGACGCGCTCGCCGACGAGGGCGTCTGGGTGCCCGGCCGCCCGGTGCCGCCCCGACACGCGACCGCGCCGCCCGGCGACGTGCTGGTCACCGCCGACCGGCTCGGCCTGCCGCCCCGGCTGGCCGCCGTCGACCTGGCGGTACGCGCCGGCGAGGCACTCGCCGTCGTCGGTCCCAACGGGGCCGGCAAGTCGACCCTCGCCCTGCTGCTCGGCGGCCTGCTCAGGCCCGGGACCGGCCGGGTCGCGGCGACGCCCGCACTGGCCGGCGACGACGCCCGCACTCCCCCGCACCGCTGGCGCGCCCCGGCGCTCGCCCGCCGGATCGGCTCGGTCTTCCAGGACCCGGAGCACCAGTTCGTCACCAACACCGTCTTCGACGAGCTGGCGCTCGGCCCGCGCCGCACCGGCCAGCCCGAGGCGGCGGTACGGTCCACGGTCGACACCCTGCTGGACCGGCTGCGGTTGACGAAGCTCGCGGCTGCCAACCCGTACACCCTCTCGGGCGGGGAGGCGCGGCGGCTGAGCGTGGCGACCGCCCTGGCCACCGCACCCCGCCTGCTCGTCTGCGACGAACCGACCTTCGGCCAGGACCGGCGCACCTGGCTGGAGCTGGTGGACCTCTTCGCCGAACTGCGCGACGCCGGGCACGGCCTGGTCGCGGTCACCCACGACCCGGAGTTCGTGGCCGCCCTGGCAGATCGCCGCCTCACCCTGGAGTGGGTGTGA
- a CDS encoding ECF transporter S component, protein MRDNNTATRWRTVDVVVAAVIAVAFGVIFWAWGLLWRAVDPAFAFFPAGQAIMYGVWLIPAVLGGLVIRKPGAALFCEAVAATVSALLGSEWGGITIVQGLIQGLGAELAFAAFRYRSFRLPTALIAGALTGLGAALFDFFVWNSEYALGSYRIPYALLTIASATIVAGAGGWALTRALATTGALDRFPAARDRTLI, encoded by the coding sequence ATGCGAGACAACAACACCGCCACCCGGTGGCGTACGGTCGACGTCGTCGTCGCCGCGGTGATCGCGGTGGCCTTCGGCGTCATCTTCTGGGCCTGGGGCCTGCTGTGGCGGGCCGTCGACCCGGCGTTCGCGTTCTTCCCCGCCGGCCAGGCGATCATGTACGGCGTCTGGCTGATCCCGGCCGTCCTCGGCGGCCTGGTGATCCGCAAGCCCGGCGCGGCGCTCTTCTGCGAGGCGGTGGCGGCGACGGTCTCGGCGCTGCTCGGCTCGGAGTGGGGCGGCATCACCATCGTCCAGGGCCTGATCCAGGGGCTCGGCGCCGAACTGGCCTTCGCCGCGTTCCGGTACCGCTCGTTCCGGCTGCCCACCGCGCTGATCGCGGGTGCGCTGACCGGCCTCGGCGCGGCGCTGTTCGACTTCTTCGTCTGGAACAGCGAGTACGCGCTGGGCAGCTACCGCATCCCGTACGCCCTGCTCACCATCGCCAGCGCCACGATCGTCGCGGGTGCCGGCGGCTGGGCCCTGACCCGCGCCCTGGCCACCACGGGCGCCCTGGACCGCTTCCCCGCCGCCCGCGACCGCACCCTGATCTGA
- a CDS encoding permease yields MAAPGVREQKPAPRGPERRIGSVEVLAGLLILLVVFRDPFARALSAPRLQTWTTVFVSVMVQAVPFLVFGVLLSAVIAVFVPRSFWARALPRRPALAVPVASAAGVVLPGCECGAVPIAGSLIRRGVTPAAALAFLLAAPAINPIVLTATAVAFPDDPAMVLGRAVASLLVAMAMGWLWLRLGRADWIRLPRRPELADGSRGRAFWGAVRHDVTHAGGFLVIGAAAAATINVVVPERWLQTLADEPVLSVLALAALAVLLSLCSEADAFVAASLSQFSLTSRLVFLVVGPMVDLKLISMQAGVFGRRFALRFAPATFAVAVAVAAATGAVLL; encoded by the coding sequence GTGGCCGCCCCGGGCGTACGCGAGCAGAAGCCGGCGCCGCGCGGCCCGGAGCGGCGGATCGGGTCGGTGGAGGTGCTCGCCGGCCTGCTGATCCTGCTGGTCGTCTTCCGCGACCCGTTCGCCCGGGCCCTGTCGGCGCCCCGGTTGCAGACCTGGACGACCGTCTTCGTCTCGGTCATGGTGCAGGCCGTGCCGTTCCTCGTCTTCGGGGTGCTGCTCTCCGCGGTGATCGCGGTCTTCGTGCCCCGGTCGTTCTGGGCCCGGGCACTGCCGCGTCGTCCCGCGCTCGCGGTGCCGGTGGCCAGCGCGGCCGGCGTGGTGCTGCCCGGCTGCGAGTGCGGGGCGGTGCCGATCGCCGGGTCGCTGATCCGGCGCGGGGTCACCCCGGCCGCCGCCCTGGCGTTCCTGCTCGCCGCCCCGGCGATCAACCCGATCGTGCTGACCGCCACCGCCGTGGCCTTCCCCGACGACCCGGCGATGGTCCTCGGCCGGGCGGTCGCGAGCCTGCTCGTCGCGATGGCCATGGGCTGGCTGTGGCTGCGCCTCGGCCGGGCCGACTGGATCCGGCTGCCGCGCCGGCCGGAGCTGGCGGACGGCTCGCGCGGGCGGGCGTTCTGGGGAGCGGTCCGGCACGACGTGACGCACGCCGGCGGCTTCCTGGTCATCGGCGCGGCCGCCGCCGCCACGATCAACGTCGTGGTGCCGGAGCGCTGGCTGCAGACCCTCGCCGACGAGCCGGTGCTGTCGGTGCTCGCGCTGGCCGCGCTCGCCGTGCTGCTCTCCCTCTGCTCCGAGGCCGACGCCTTCGTCGCCGCCTCGCTGTCGCAGTTCTCGCTCACCTCCCGACTGGTCTTCCTGGTGGTGGGGCCGATGGTCGACCTCAAGCTCATCTCGATGCAGGCCGGGGTCTTCGGCCGGCGGTTCGCGCTGCGGTTCGCCCCGGCCACCTTCGCGGTGGCCGTCGCGGTGGCCGCCGCGACCGGGGCGGTGCTGCTGTGA
- a CDS encoding TIGR03943 family putative permease subunit → MNRQAQAVVLLLLGGAVIRASLTDLHLRYVKEGLRPFLVAAGLLLVAAAVMTLFYELRPLLRRTPAGHDDDHDAQGDHDGHDGDGSYDGHGHDRDGGPDDGHGHHEPRVGWLLILPVLGLLLVAPPALGSYAAGQAGTAVATRQQPSDYPPLPDGDPVRVAVLDYASRALFDRGTSIGDRRVQLTGFVTTGPDGRPLLARMVLSCCAADGRPVKLGLTGEAPDGLADDTWIEVTGRYSDRIARDPVNDAEIPYLDVESWRQVPVPRKQYE, encoded by the coding sequence GTGAACCGGCAGGCGCAGGCGGTCGTCCTGCTGCTGCTCGGGGGCGCGGTGATCCGGGCCAGCCTCACCGACCTGCACCTGCGCTACGTCAAGGAGGGGCTGCGTCCCTTCCTGGTCGCCGCCGGCCTGCTGCTGGTGGCCGCCGCGGTCATGACCCTCTTCTACGAGCTGCGCCCACTGCTGCGGCGTACGCCCGCCGGCCACGACGACGACCACGACGCCCAGGGCGACCACGACGGACACGACGGCGACGGCTCGTACGACGGCCACGGGCACGACCGCGACGGCGGACCCGACGACGGGCACGGACACCACGAGCCGCGGGTCGGCTGGCTGCTGATCCTGCCCGTGCTGGGCCTGCTGCTGGTCGCCCCGCCGGCCCTGGGCTCGTACGCGGCCGGGCAGGCCGGCACCGCCGTCGCCACCCGTCAGCAGCCGTCCGACTATCCGCCGCTGCCCGACGGCGACCCGGTGCGCGTCGCCGTGCTCGACTACGCCTCCCGGGCCCTGTTCGACCGGGGCACCTCGATCGGCGACCGCCGGGTCCAACTGACCGGCTTCGTCACCACCGGCCCCGACGGCCGGCCGCTGCTGGCCCGGATGGTGCTCTCCTGCTGCGCCGCCGACGGCCGGCCGGTCAAGCTGGGCCTGACCGGCGAAGCCCCCGACGGGCTGGCCGACGACACCTGGATCGAGGTGACCGGCCGCTACAGCGACCGCATCGCCCGCGACCCGGTCAACGACGCCGAGATCCCCTACCTGGACGTGGAGTCCTGGCGACAGGTGCCCGTGCCCCGGAAACAGTACGAGTGA